ACAATATAAAAACATCAGTCAACGGTCTCAAATTGTCATTTCTTTGCTTCTATCTTATAAAGTGATGGCATGGTAGATATTACCTCCTCTTTTAAACTCAAGTGTTTTACGACTATACCaaatttggaaaatgaaaatatagatCATTTTTCTGCATGAAATTTAAGATGATGTACCTGTGCTCTCCACCACCTTTGATCCATCCTACGATGATGAGTAATCAAACTTCCATTTACTTCTGTTGTAGGTTGCAAATAACTCCAAGGAAGACCCCATGTCCTGCATTAGAGTTGACATAAAATGAGGAATCATACTCTGGGCATCTCTAAGAGCAGGTCAacttaaataattagatatgcAGTAGCATACCTAGGAGTCCGTCCAGCCCATATTTCCTTTGAGCTATAATTTTCTTTTGCAGTTATGATTCCTCTTTTCCATGCCTCTTCACTGCCTAAAAGCTCAAATGCACGGTCTCGGCATTCTTGAGATGTTTCTGGAAAGAAATAGCAAGACCAGCTGGAACGGGACAAACCTACGGGAACAACATGCTACTTATAGAATCAAGGATTGAATATTGTGAAGATCTATTCACTCAAAGGAGATTACTTTTTAAGTTACTTAACCTAAAGAATGGATTCTAGACTAACAAAAAGAGAATTAgatgtaaatatcatattactGCCCTGAAATTAAGCTTTTGACACTGCAAAATTGTCAAAACATAATCATATGATTATATGATTAGGAATTAGGAATCTCCTTGTCTTAAGACCAAATTTTTCCAAAGAATTGAagtattactttaaaaattatatccCCCACTCAGTCAATCATGCTAAGATCCACTTAGATCTTCAAAGAGGAAAAAATGATGTATTGCCACAGATTATACCTTTGCATCCATCATGGTCAGCTCGATTATAGTAGTTAGTAACAAGGACCCTTTTCTCATTAATTGCAATAGAAAGAAGACCAGACATTCCAGCAATCTGTGCTCCAATACCAAATCCAGGTAATCTCTCCCAGTCGGCAACAAGAAATCTTATATTTGGATCCTTGCAGTTCATTGGATGCTGATGGATCCATATGTCATATTGTACTTTCCTCGTCAAGGGGTAGTTTTCTTCATCCGATCCCAATATCTGAAATATGAAATCCGATTACAAAGTTCATCCTTGACAGGCCTTTATGTTTGATGGTTATATGAGAATAATGAAATTCAGAGTGCTCCACAGACAATTTAAGTTCATTTTGAAAAGCACTTAAATGAAGATATAAGACAtggtctatatatattttccatttGGATCATGTATATAatgtctgtgtgtgtgtgtaccaTTTGGAAAGATTGTGATACAAATTcagaaataaaatttagaatgaaaatgtttccacaaCATTCTGTAAAAACTCCATACACATTTAGACATGCTAGAGGTTAGTGTTTAACATTTTATGTACTTTATTATTGCCAGGATTTAATGAAACCTTGTATAGGCATTAGCCAATCAGGAACACCACTAAAGCTCAATCAATCATGTGTCCATGGTAAGGTAGAAACTACTACTACAAATTGGATTGCCAGCATCTTCAACCACACAGAAATTAAAACTATGTGTTAGAGGTGAAAAGGTGCATGGCTTATGAATGGTAATCTACAACATCTTGAGCAAACATCTCATTATATGAGCTGAAAATAGCCATGCAGCACCTGTATGAAACTTAGTCCCATCCTGTTAAAGGCAGAAGCAGATCTTGCTGTCCGTATGTCAAGCGCTGTTTTGTGTCCTGtaacaaattaaattacatCCACCACCACTTTTGTATGCCCCCATCAATTCCTTGGATTCTTATTATTCTAACCATGCTCCCCAGATGGAGTGTTTCACACATTAGTTGAGCCCAAGACTTTAGAGATATTGCATAATCACCATCTATTTAGGCATAGGCCTCTACAGGTTATTACAAATTTTGAATCATTGTGGTACTTGTGCAGGCCATGCCTATCAAACCATGAATAGACAAGGTGTATCAAATCTTGTACACTTCAAAGCATTTACAAGTGTGATTAATGAACATACAACTACCCCAGGCTGTGCAAAAAACCCGTCTCCCATCAGaatatttcaactcattctGACCCAGAAAAATCAGGTCAGAATTTGGAATGTACCACTTCTATTCCGAATCACCCGAAAGCTATTGGGATATATTCGACATTACGGATTTATATTGACCAAAAAGGAAGAGATTGTGatatgaaagcaatgaaagcatTCGCTTGCTCTCTCCCTTCCTATCTTTCTGTCTGTCCCTCCTTTCTCTCTGTTAATTATAGTGATAGGTAATCTTAAGGTTAATGTAGTTAATGATTGGAATTGCAAGATTATGGCTTCCAAAAGTGCTTCCAGATCATCCACTCCAACGGCCAATTCCTACATAGGGAGCTTGATTAGTTAGACTTCCAAGAGCGAGATCAGATGCGAAAGTGTACTCTACAACATCAACACTCAAGAGTCCATTATTGGACTTAAAAAtggtactctttttctttctacttttttgCTTTCCTCCTGTGATTTTCTAACATCAATACACAAGAGTCAGTTCTTGGAGGAGGTCGGCTAGAGGTTTGTTATTTTGAAGTTGTGAAGTTATTTTATACGAAAACTCCATTTCTTCTTCTACAGTCTACTTCTCCATCCTTTTGCTTCCCAAGCTCTTCCATTTTCTTGGCAGCAATCCATTTCTTCAAAGGTCGAGACTAGACATCTGATCTCACAGTGTTTTGCTTGCTAATTTCCTTCTTTAGCtttccattttttcaaattttccacgAGTTTCAAATTTTCGGATCAGAACACCCATTTTTACAGCAAATTTTTTGACCAAACAGTGAATCAGAACAGTGTTCTGACCAGTGTAAAATCTGTTCAGGTCAGAACTGAATATACCGATGCAATTGGGTCGGGTGAACAGTGCTAAAGCCACCATATCAACAATCTTTTTACCTGTTCGGTCAGTGAAAAGAGTTTGATTGActgcaaaataaaatttgcGCCAAACTACTGTCTCTGTGTGAattgaattaaataaaactcAAGCAATAAGCACAACGACAAGCGCACAAGCAACAAACCATATAATACACCCAATTTTGTGGAAAACCTACCATTATGAGGGAAAACCAATGTACAAATCCAATCATCtgaaaaaatctataaaattaCAGCAGTCATTTTATTGACAACACTCTCTGAGAATGTGttatctgtatatatatagcctCAGCACGAAACACCAAAACCATCGAAATCAGTACAAGGAAATAACTCAATTCCAAAAACTGAAACTCTGccaagagaaaaaataaaataaaataaaattctctaaACTGGTAACACTCAAACTCACCACTTAGAGAAAAACCTAAGGCTTATTCACAAACCATAGTTCCCTCCCTACGTATGTTGGCCAAGGATAAAagactcttttttctcttctttttctcacAACACTTACCAGCCaggtttttataaataaaaaagaaattagaacTCAAAGACCAAGAGTATAGTGTTTCTTTTATCAAGGACATTTAATTTCCAATGAAAACCTTTGTACTCTGATCAAGTTTGGGCTAAACCATGCAGTGACTCTGCATCTtcaacaataaaatttaatttagcaTTTTGGTCTGCAAAAAGTGTTCTTAAACaaagagtaatttatttgtgaaatttttgggGTTCTTTTAAGCCATGCTTTGCATGAATACCCAAAAAACATGAAAATAgcagaaaatgtgaaaaataaacATACGAAAGGATCATAGAACATATAAAATGCATGATTAGATCTACAGATGTGGCAGATTTCCAAAGGCAATAATGTTATGTAAGGGAATACGTTGGTATAGAATTGTAAATAGTAGAAACATACCCAGGGAGGATAAGCACCTTCAGATATAGCCTGATGCCTAAAGTGTCTCAGCTGCTCATATGTTGGGGCTGCTGGGTGCGTGGCTAACAGTCCCTTCCAACCTGCCCAAGGAGGGAAGTTCTCATTCTCAAACCGCTTATCAAGATGCTGATTTACTTGTGCTCTCAACTGGCAGTTTTCCAAATGAGGGGCTTTTGGCACACTGTCTTCCCTCAGTCTCAAATCCTTCAAGTAGTCACTTGCTTCATTTAGAGTGGCACTCCATGCTGAATATAGTAAGGAGATACTCTCATCATCGGTCATTTCTTTACTACTTTGCAAACCAACTAATCTCTCTGTTTCCTTTGGTTTAAAATTGCAGTTCGTACTGTTAACCTTATCTttgaccccaaaaaaaaaacaaaaaacacagaGAAAGATTCAAAGTATTAAAATTGAGATAAATGATTAACAATCAATAATAAACTTCCTTAAATGCAAAGCAATAATCGACCTAATATATTTATGacatgttgtttctttgttcatAATTACTTGTGACTAGAACCCAACAGTCATTTAAATTCTTAACCAATCAATTGAGAAGCAAGTGGTGATCTGATTAAACTAGACTAAGATCTACCAACTGTACCCAAAGTCAAATATGGAAGTGATTACCAAATGTAGTCAACAAGCCGATCTAACTTTGAGTAGCTTTAAATACACCCATTAATCAACAAGCCGTTCTAACTTTGAGTAGCTTTAAATGTAGTCAACAAGCCGTTCTAATAATTCCCATCATGGTTTTTCATCCATTAGCTTCCACCAGAGAAACTTTCCTGATCGCAAGCTTCGTCTCCATTTTGGTACACAGTACGAACtgacattattttatattataatgtcTTTATGAGAAGAAACTCAGCTTTACTGTTCCAGAGAATTTATAggtggaaattcattccaatttttgcctaataaaatcaatatgttGCAGCCAAAACGAAAAGgggagagcgagagagagagagaatatcaAAGAACCCAAGAACCAGAGAACGAATAAAGGGAATCACACTTACTGATGATTTCTGAACTTGAATTCTGTGGTGAAGCACCCATTGAAATGGCTGAAAATGAAATCCCACCAAACTCGAAGGAACCAAATGAAGTGAGAGCAGCCAGAAACAGAGAGGTGAGACAGACTCCACAGAGAAAACCCACCACACAAATTTGGCAAGAAAATGAGTTGCCCATTTTCAAAGCCTTCTGTGAGACTATTCTCTCAAGAGACTTACGATATAGTGGCTCCATTTCTTTGTTTCCGGGGGTGAAAAATTCTTTTGGAGCCCTTCCTCTAAACTTTAATGGAATGCCAACTAACTCATAACTCTAATCACATGAACCCATTCACAACTTTTTCTGCTTGCCCATGAGATTTTTCACTACCACAGTGCTTGAGAATGGGCTTATCTTCGACAACAAGAAAGAACACAAATCACAGAGTTTCAAATCTCAGCCATCCACTTCACCTAAAACTTTTGTGGTCTCCAATTTGATATCATAAAGGGGATGATATGTCTAGGCTTTAAacaggataaaaaaaaaaaaacaataagaaacaagaaaagataAACCAACAATGAGCGATAGAAATTAGTAGGAAACTGTCGCAGAGATAACTcttgagaaagagaaaataGGAAGAGTCCACGAACAAAATGGTTTGATTTTACTGGGTTTGTAAGATAT
This genomic window from Carya illinoinensis cultivar Pawnee chromosome 7, C.illinoinensisPawnee_v1, whole genome shotgun sequence contains:
- the LOC122316464 gene encoding uncharacterized protein LOC122316464 isoform X1, translating into MEPLYRKSLERIVSQKALKMGNSFSCQICVVGFLCGVCLTSLFLAALTSFGSFEFGGISFSAISMGASPQNSSSEIINKVNSTNCNFKPKETERLVGLQSSKEMTDDESISLLYSAWSATLNEASDYLKDLRLREDSVPKAPHLENCQLRAQVNQHLDKRFENENFPPWAGWKGLLATHPAAPTYEQLRHFRHQAISEGHKTALDIRTARSASAFNRMGLSFIQILGSDEENYPLTRKVQYDIWIHQHPMNCKDPNIRFLVADWERLPGFGIGAQIAGMSGLLSIAINEKRVLVTNYYNRADHDGCKGLSRSSWSCYFFPETSQECRDRAFELLGSEEAWKRGIITAKENYSSKEIWAGRTPRTWGLPWSYLQPTTEVNGSLITHHRRMDQRWWRAQAVRYLMRFQTEYMCGLLNVARHAIFGKEAAKLVLKSLNQEWPKEFMNAPTSDMERYVWSSHKPWMPRPLLSMHVRMGDKACEMKVVEFEEYMHLAQRIRKHFPHLNSVWLSTEMQEVIDKSKNYSGWKFYYTNVTRQVGNTTMASYEASLGRETGTNNPLVNFLMAAEADFFIGALGSTWCFLIDGMRNTGGKAMAGYVSVNKDRFW
- the LOC122316464 gene encoding uncharacterized protein LOC122316464 isoform X2, which gives rise to MEPLYRKSLERIVSQKALKMGNSFSCQICVVGFLCGVCLTSLFLAALTSFGSFEFGGISFSAISMGASPQNSSSEIINKVNSTNCNFKPKETERLVGLQSSKEMTDDESISLLYSAWSATLNEASDYLKDLRLREDSVPKAPHLENCQLRAQVNQHLDKRFENENFPPWAGWKGLLATHPAAPTYEQLRHFRHQAISEGAYPPWILGSDEENYPLTRKVQYDIWIHQHPMNCKDPNIRFLVADWERLPGFGIGAQIAGMSGLLSIAINEKRVLVTNYYNRADHDGCKGLSRSSWSCYFFPETSQECRDRAFELLGSEEAWKRGIITAKENYSSKEIWAGRTPRTWGLPWSYLQPTTEVNGSLITHHRRMDQRWWRAQAVRYLMRFQTEYMCGLLNVARHAIFGKEAAKLVLKSLNQEWPKEFMNAPTSDMERYVWSSHKPWMPRPLLSMHVRMGDKACEMKVVEFEEYMHLAQRIRKHFPHLNSVWLSTEMQEVIDKSKNYSGWKFYYTNVTRQVGNTTMASYEASLGRETGTNNPLVNFLMAAEADFFIGALGSTWCFLIDGMRNTGGKAMAGYVSVNKDRFW
- the LOC122316464 gene encoding uncharacterized protein LOC122316464 isoform X3 — its product is MTDDESISLLYSAWSATLNEASDYLKDLRLREDSVPKAPHLENCQLRAQVNQHLDKRFENENFPPWAGWKGLLATHPAAPTYEQLRHFRHQAISEGHKTALDIRTARSASAFNRMGLSFIQILGSDEENYPLTRKVQYDIWIHQHPMNCKDPNIRFLVADWERLPGFGIGAQIAGMSGLLSIAINEKRVLVTNYYNRADHDGCKGLSRSSWSCYFFPETSQECRDRAFELLGSEEAWKRGIITAKENYSSKEIWAGRTPRTWGLPWSYLQPTTEVNGSLITHHRRMDQRWWRAQAVRYLMRFQTEYMCGLLNVARHAIFGKEAAKLVLKSLNQEWPKEFMNAPTSDMERYVWSSHKPWMPRPLLSMHVRMGDKACEMKVVEFEEYMHLAQRIRKHFPHLNSVWLSTEMQEVIDKSKNYSGWKFYYTNVTRQVGNTTMASYEASLGRETGTNNPLVNFLMAAEADFFIGALGSTWCFLIDGMRNTGGKAMAGYVSVNKDRFW